DNA sequence from the Vicia villosa cultivar HV-30 ecotype Madison, WI linkage group LG3, Vvil1.0, whole genome shotgun sequence genome:
TTCAGCTCATTGAAAATTTTTGGGCTAATTTTGTTTTCCACAACTCTGTGGATGTTTTGCATGTCTCTGTTATTATATTAGTAGTAAAATTATTGTTGAAATGGTCTATGAAGATGTTGAAAATATCTTCTTCTTTATTGTAGACGGTCCCATTTTATACCTTCTAAGTGGCTGATCaggttcttttttttctttgattagCCTTTTAATGAAAAAACCTCGTGTTTCTGTATTCCTCCGAAAGCCATgagctttttttctttttagctCCAAAAGGCTTCATCAATCTTGAGATTCTGCTTTAACTACCTTCTGAATGTTTAAGTCATCCAATTGTCTTCTGTTATTGGCCAGATTCAAATGAGTTGTGTGAACATTTTTGAACAGGTTGTTGAGGGTAGTTTTAAGCTTTTGAATCTTATTCTCTTTATAATTTTTCCAACTTTGTTCCACAATATAACAGTCGATATAGTTGTTATTTGAAACATTTATAGTCAAATTCACATCATAATTTCACCCACAATGTGGTGATATTGAAGGTAGTAAACAAAATTAATATCAATTGTTTTTAAAGTTAGTTTTCTTTTCATCATTAAAAATTGGAtaattttgcatttcaaaataatTCAAGTACATCTACAATAGATGTATCTTATAGAGAAgcaatttagattttaatttacaattttttctttaaaaagacCACTGATGTTGATGGAATGCTAACAGCATCAAATAAAATCCCTGCAAGTTCCACATGACCTGGTTACAAATTTACAATCAACAAACAACATATCGTTCTTAATCAACAAGCACAATAAATCTAAATTATAGCTTTATATCTATTATCATACATACTGataagaaaatggaagaaaaagaaaacacaagtaAAATTAACtaaactaataaaatatataacatttttaataacaaaaaaaataaagtataacacttttcaacaacaaaaatattcCAGTTAAGATTCAGATTacagaatttttcaaattttttttgtaGATAAACAAATCAATTTACATGAATCCGCGTGTCAGATAAAACCCAAAAATTCCTTCTCAATAGACTGAAATTACCACACTACCCTCGCAACAAAACACCCTCTAAATCCACGACGGAGTCTCGCTCCTCCATCTTCTGTTCCGTCATCATCGGCGGCGGCGGCGGCGTTTCTTGACGACATGGCGTCAACCTGCAAGAGTGACCACCAGCATCCAACGCATCCGAAATAGGCTTAATTACCAAAATACCCTCTCCCGTAACGGCACAACAGAAAGCCGTGAGAAACACCACGAGCGAAACGACGCCGTAAATATCATCCTCCGGATTCCAAAGCACCGTGAATGCCAGCGCCACCACCTGGAGCGGCAAAGCCACCAACACGACGGAAGCCAACCCGTAGATCCGAATCCGAAGCCCTTTGTTAATCACCAACGACAACACCCTCCAACACGAGAACAAAAACCAAGCACAATACGCAGCACCAAACGCCGCGAAAACGACGCTGTTCAAAAACGGGTAAGTGCAGAGAACGGTGTCGTTTTCAAGAACCACTGAAGTTTGCCTCAACAATTCCGGAACCTGATTCTCCAACGGGTTATAGAAAACAAGCAAACCGTGAAGAACAACAAGAGGAACACACGTGAAGAACACGAATGTAATAGCCCAAGCGTCGTTTGGTGTCTTCTTTCTGATGGAAGCGTTGAGAAGAAAAAGCAGCGTTACAAGAAAAGCCGGTTGGAAGAAACCCAGAGAGAGAACAACGCTG
Encoded proteins:
- the LOC131657985 gene encoding uncharacterized protein LOC131657985 — translated: MTASPLLNSAFDITTVSFISSLIILSVLSLCFIFHLRFKSKSLPYLQNFNSLWTVRFLLVLFIYLWSVVELLRLPFFRRRYLYQYIPSLEAYQQANLCKLSVVLSLGFFQPAFLVTLLFLLNASIRKKTPNDAWAITFVFFTCVPLVVLHGLLVFYNPLENQVPELLRQTSVVLENDTVLCTYPFLNSVVFAAFGAAYCAWFLFSCWRVLSLVINKGLRIRIYGLASVVLVALPLQVVALAFTVLWNPEDDIYGVVSLVVFLTAFCCAVTGEGILVIKPISDALDAGGHSCRLTPCRQETPPPPPMMTEQKMEERDSVVDLEGVLLRG